The nucleotide sequence TACGAGGTTGCGTCATAACGTACTATGACAGGTTTTAAATCTGCTTATTATATGATTACCGATGTGATAACAGTTTATAAAAAGGGGGCTCCGTTGTCAACAGTGAGTAACGGGAGAATACAAGCAAAGCCCCCCGAATTTCGAGGGGCTTTGCCTAAAAGGACTGCAATTGAAAGAAAAAAGAAAAGCTGTAAACACTCTTTATATCAGGGGCATTATAACATAGCGAAATATTAAAATCAACATATTGCTATGCCAGCTTTAATACGGTTATTATTATGTGTAAAATCCTCTTAAATATTTTAATAACACAAGCGCAATATCCGATAAGTAATTCCCAAACAGTCGGGCAAACATTGACCGTTGACCTGTTTTGTAGTAAATTTTCAATGATTAGCTAAAAGATACAGAGGTGAAATGTGAAGAAGGGTATTATTGCAATGGTTGCTCATGATGCCAAAAAAGAAGTTATGGTGGAGTTGGTTAACAGCCACAAAGATGAATTGGCAAAGTTTGATCTTGTTGCCACTAAAACTACCGGACAGCTGATTACGTATAATACCGGTATGCCGGTAACTTTATTGCAAAGCGGGCCGATGGGGGGAGACCAGCAAGTGGGGGCGATGGTTGCGGAAGATAAGCTTGAAGCGGTCATATTCTTGCGCGATCCCCTTTTTGCACAACCGCACGAGCCTGATATCTCCGCATTAATGCGCGTTTGCGATGTTCACAATACGCTGCTTGCAACCAACGTAGCAACCGCCGAAGCCGTTTTAAACCTGCTTTTTGAAAAAGCCGAGCTTTAGAACTTAACGGCGGACAAAAAGAGGGTAGAAACAGGTGTTGGCCCCTCTTTTTATCGCTACCAATCATTTATTGT is from Dehalococcoidales bacterium and encodes:
- a CDS encoding methylglyoxal synthase, whose product is MKKGIIAMVAHDAKKEVMVELVNSHKDELAKFDLVATKTTGQLITYNTGMPVTLLQSGPMGGDQQVGAMVAEDKLEAVIFLRDPLFAQPHEPDISALMRVCDVHNTLLATNVATAEAVLNLLFEKAEL